In one Salipiger abyssi genomic region, the following are encoded:
- the purB gene encoding adenylosuccinate lyase — protein sequence MIPRYARPEMTAIWDPATKFRIWYEIEAHACDAQAALGVIPKANAEAVWKAKDVEFDVARIDEIEAVTKHDVIAFLTHLAEHVGSEEARFVHQGMTSSDVLDTCLNVQLVRAADILLEGVDKLLAALKKRAYEHKDTVRVGRSHGIHAEPTTMGLTFARFYAEMDRNRNRLEKARYEIATGAISGAVGTFANIDPAVEEHVCEKLGLRPEPISTQVIPRDRHAMFFATLGVIASSIENVAIEIRHMQRTEVLEGAEFFSMGQKGSSAMPHKKNPVLTENLTGLARLVRMTVIPALENVALWHERDISHSSVERGIGPDATITLDFALNRLAGVVDKMIIYPQNMLDNMNKFPGLVMSQRVLLALTQAGVSREDAYAMVQRNALKVWEERLDFRELLLADEEVVKALGVDGINEKFDMGYHTKHVDTIFKRVFGEG from the coding sequence GATCTGGGACCCCGCCACCAAATTCCGCATCTGGTACGAGATCGAGGCGCATGCCTGCGACGCGCAGGCGGCCCTCGGCGTGATCCCGAAAGCGAATGCCGAGGCCGTGTGGAAGGCCAAGGACGTGGAGTTCGACGTCGCCCGCATCGACGAGATCGAAGCGGTCACCAAGCACGATGTCATCGCCTTCCTGACCCATCTCGCCGAGCATGTGGGCAGCGAGGAGGCACGCTTTGTGCATCAGGGCATGACCAGCTCGGACGTGCTCGACACCTGCCTGAACGTGCAGCTCGTGCGCGCAGCCGACATCCTGCTGGAGGGCGTGGACAAGCTGCTCGCCGCGCTGAAGAAACGCGCCTACGAGCACAAGGACACCGTGCGCGTGGGCCGCTCGCACGGCATCCACGCGGAGCCCACCACGATGGGGCTCACCTTCGCGCGCTTCTACGCCGAGATGGACCGCAACCGGAACCGCCTGGAAAAGGCCCGCTACGAGATCGCCACCGGCGCGATTTCCGGCGCGGTCGGCACCTTTGCCAATATCGACCCGGCGGTCGAGGAGCATGTCTGCGAAAAGCTCGGCCTGCGCCCCGAGCCGATCAGCACGCAGGTGATCCCGCGCGACCGCCACGCGATGTTCTTTGCCACGCTGGGCGTGATCGCCTCGTCGATCGAGAACGTCGCGATCGAGATCCGCCACATGCAGCGCACCGAGGTGCTGGAAGGGGCCGAGTTCTTCTCCATGGGCCAGAAGGGCTCCTCGGCGATGCCGCACAAGAAGAACCCGGTGCTGACCGAGAACCTCACCGGCCTTGCCCGGCTGGTGCGCATGACGGTGATCCCGGCGCTGGAGAACGTGGCGCTCTGGCACGAGCGCGATATCTCGCATTCCTCCGTGGAGCGCGGCATCGGCCCGGATGCGACGATCACCCTCGATTTCGCCCTGAACCGCCTAGCGGGCGTCGTCGACAAGATGATCATCTATCCGCAGAACATGCTCGACAATATGAACAAGTTCCCCGGGCTGGTGATGTCGCAGCGGGTGCTGCTGGCGCTGACACAGGCCGGCGTATCGCGCGAGGATGCCTATGCCATGGTGCAGCGCAATGCGCTCAAGGTCTGGGAAGAGCGGCTCGATTTCCGCGAACTGCTGCTGGCCGACGAAGAGGTGGTCAAGGCGCTCGGTGTCGACGGCATCAACGAGAAATTCGACATGGGCTATCACACCAAGCATGTGGACACGATCTTCAAGCGGGTCTTTGGCGAGGGCTGA
- a CDS encoding adenylosuccinate lyase, whose protein sequence is MTIKTLLTAAALAVAPALALACPAKQEAKMSCSDGMVYDSASNSCQVVSG, encoded by the coding sequence ATGACGATCAAGACGCTACTGACCGCCGCCGCCCTCGCGGTTGCACCGGCCCTGGCCCTCGCCTGCCCGGCGAAACAGGAGGCGAAGATGAGCTGCTCCGACGGGATGGTCTACGATTCCGCCAGCAACAGCTGTCAGGTCGTATCGGGCTGA
- a CDS encoding flagellar motor switch protein FliG — MSNLSPIATLPGPVAPRPPLTRRAKAAIIVQFLLNENADVPLSSLPDDLQAELTQQLGRMRYVDRETLNAVIEEFSEELSSVGLSFPGDIAGALSALDGKISHRTAARLRKEAGVRQTGDPWERINKLDEERIEQLVLGEATEVAAVMMSKIDTAKAARVLARLPGDRARRISYAISMTAGVSPEAVDRIGLSLAAQLDAEPLKAFEKKPDERVGAILNYAASAKRDEVLEGLEETDSEFAEAVRKAIFTFANIPDRLKKADVPKITRDVPADVLTQAIAAAQSEVDLAAAEFLLENMSKRMAGSLREDAAGMSVGAKKGEAAMNQVVSAIRDLVTTGEIELRDPDDEEE, encoded by the coding sequence ATGTCGAATCTGTCCCCGATTGCCACCTTGCCGGGCCCGGTTGCGCCGCGCCCGCCGCTCACACGCCGGGCCAAGGCGGCGATCATCGTGCAATTCCTGCTCAACGAGAACGCCGATGTGCCGCTCTCGTCGCTGCCCGACGATTTGCAGGCGGAGCTGACCCAGCAGCTCGGGCGCATGCGTTATGTCGACCGCGAGACGCTGAACGCGGTGATCGAGGAATTCTCCGAGGAGCTGTCCTCGGTCGGCCTGTCCTTTCCCGGCGACATAGCGGGCGCGCTTTCCGCGCTCGACGGCAAGATCAGCCACCGCACCGCCGCGCGGCTGCGCAAGGAGGCAGGCGTGCGCCAGACCGGCGATCCCTGGGAGCGGATCAACAAGCTCGACGAGGAGCGGATCGAACAGCTGGTGCTGGGCGAGGCGACGGAGGTGGCGGCGGTGATGATGTCGAAGATCGACACAGCCAAGGCCGCGCGCGTGCTGGCGCGGCTGCCCGGCGACCGGGCACGGCGGATCTCCTATGCGATCTCGATGACCGCCGGTGTCAGCCCCGAGGCAGTGGACCGGATCGGGCTGAGCCTTGCCGCACAGCTCGACGCCGAGCCGCTCAAGGCCTTCGAGAAAAAGCCCGACGAGCGGGTGGGTGCGATTCTCAACTACGCCGCCAGCGCCAAGCGCGACGAGGTGCTGGAGGGGCTGGAGGAGACGGATAGCGAGTTTGCCGAGGCGGTGCGCAAGGCGATCTTTACCTTCGCCAATATTCCCGACCGGCTGAAAAAGGCGGATGTGCCCAAGATCACCCGCGACGTGCCAGCGGATGTGCTGACCCAGGCCATCGCGGCGGCGCAGTCGGAGGTGGATCTGGCGGCGGCGGAATTCCTGCTCGAGAACATGTCGAAGCGCATGGCGGGCAGCCTGCGCGAGGATGCGGCGGGCATGAGCGTGGGCGCCAAGAAGGGCGAGGCGGCGATGAATCAGGTGGTCTCGGCGATCCGCGATCTGGTCACCACCGGCGAGATCGAGCTGCGCGATCCCGATGACGAGGAGGAGTGA